A genome region from Halorussus pelagicus includes the following:
- a CDS encoding aminopeptidase — translation MDSRVREHAEIVVDHSTEIEAGDNVVVSASSAAEDLTLALCETIGERGAFPFHVSFRKDRSRAAFLEAVAPEDIDTPDHELALAEAADVWIHVRAHDNVAEMSAVDSDTMSAFRKAQLPVREEILDTTWVLTQYPAPADAQNAEMSTEEYEEFVWSAIGKDWDEQKAHQQQMVEILDAGEEVRIVSGDSTDLTMSVEGMTTINDHAKNNLPGGEVFTAPVADSVAGEVLFDKPLIHEGHEVTDGYLRFEGGEVVEYGASKNEDVLGQILDTDEGARRLGELGIGMNRDIDQFTYNMLFDEKMGDTIHLAVGRAYDECLPEGETGNESAVHVDMIVDMAEDSYIEIDGEVVQRNGTFRFEDGFEE, via the coding sequence ATGGACTCCCGAGTCAGAGAGCACGCCGAAATCGTCGTCGATCACTCCACCGAAATCGAGGCCGGTGACAACGTCGTCGTCAGCGCCTCGTCGGCCGCCGAGGACCTGACGCTCGCGCTCTGCGAGACCATCGGCGAACGGGGGGCGTTCCCGTTCCACGTCTCGTTCCGCAAGGACCGAAGCCGAGCGGCGTTTCTCGAAGCCGTCGCCCCCGAGGACATCGACACGCCCGACCACGAACTCGCGCTGGCGGAAGCCGCCGACGTATGGATTCACGTCCGTGCCCACGACAACGTTGCCGAGATGAGCGCGGTCGATAGCGACACCATGTCGGCCTTCCGGAAGGCCCAACTCCCCGTCCGCGAGGAGATTCTGGACACGACGTGGGTGTTGACCCAGTACCCCGCGCCCGCCGACGCCCAGAACGCCGAGATGAGTACGGAAGAGTACGAGGAGTTCGTCTGGTCGGCCATCGGCAAGGACTGGGACGAGCAGAAGGCCCACCAGCAACAGATGGTCGAGATTCTGGACGCTGGCGAGGAGGTCCGCATCGTCTCGGGCGACTCCACCGACCTCACCATGAGCGTCGAGGGGATGACGACTATCAACGACCACGCGAAGAACAACCTGCCCGGCGGCGAGGTGTTCACCGCGCCGGTCGCCGACTCCGTGGCGGGCGAAGTGCTGTTCGACAAGCCCCTCATCCACGAGGGGCACGAGGTCACCGACGGCTACCTCCGGTTCGAGGGCGGCGAGGTCGTCGAGTACGGTGCCAGCAAGAACGAGGACGTGCTGGGCCAGATTCTCGACACCGACGAGGGCGCGCGCCGCCTCGGCGAACTCGGCATCGGGATGAACCGCGACATCGACCAGTTCACCTACAACATGCTCTTCGACGAGAAGATGGGAGACACCATCCACCTCGCGGTCGGCCGCGCGTACGACGAGTGTCTACCCGAAGGCGAGACCGGCAACGAGAGTGCGGTCCATGTGGACATGATCGTGGACATGGCCGAGGATTCCTACATCGAAATCGACGGTGAGGTCGTCCAGCGCAACGGTACGTTCCGGTTCGAGGACGGTTTCGAGGAGTAA
- a CDS encoding threonine aldolase family protein, giving the protein MMDLRSDTVTTPDEEMREAARDADVGDDVYGEDPTVNRLETEAADLVGMEDALYVPSGTMGNQVAVRTHTERGQEVLTERESHVVKWELGGMAQLSTLQVRTLDGGERGVPTPEQVREEYVEEDLHRPGTGLLTLENTHNSKGGVAVAPEKIDAAAEAASDLGVPVHLDGARVMNAAVAHDVAPERMTESVDSVMFCLSKGLGAPVGSILAGSEEFIDRARRNRKLFGGGMRQAGIVAGPGRLALENVERLADDHENARVLAEQLAGVEGLSVQDPETNIVLVNTEGTGHEADAFLDACADEGVEGTQFDTHVARFCTHWDVDREDVETVPERVSEAVEKLD; this is encoded by the coding sequence ATGATGGACCTCCGGAGCGACACCGTGACGACGCCCGACGAGGAGATGCGCGAGGCCGCCCGCGACGCCGACGTGGGCGACGACGTGTACGGCGAGGACCCAACGGTCAACCGGTTAGAGACCGAGGCCGCCGACCTCGTCGGCATGGAGGACGCCCTCTATGTGCCGTCCGGAACGATGGGCAATCAGGTCGCGGTTCGGACCCACACCGAGCGGGGCCAAGAGGTGCTGACCGAGCGCGAGAGCCACGTCGTCAAGTGGGAACTCGGCGGGATGGCCCAACTCTCGACCCTACAGGTCCGGACGCTCGACGGCGGCGAGCGGGGGGTACCGACCCCCGAGCAGGTCCGCGAGGAGTACGTCGAGGAGGACCTCCATCGACCCGGAACCGGCCTGCTGACGCTCGAAAACACGCACAACAGCAAGGGCGGGGTCGCCGTCGCACCCGAGAAAATCGACGCGGCGGCTGAGGCCGCGAGCGACCTCGGCGTCCCGGTCCACCTCGACGGCGCGCGAGTGATGAACGCCGCGGTGGCCCACGACGTGGCTCCGGAGCGAATGACCGAGAGCGTCGATTCGGTGATGTTCTGTCTCTCGAAGGGACTCGGCGCGCCTGTCGGGTCGATACTGGCCGGAAGCGAGGAGTTTATCGACCGCGCCCGGCGCAACCGGAAACTGTTCGGCGGCGGGATGCGCCAAGCCGGAATCGTCGCGGGACCGGGCCGACTCGCGCTGGAGAACGTCGAGCGACTCGCCGACGACCACGAGAACGCCCGCGTGCTGGCCGAGCAGTTGGCGGGCGTCGAGGGCCTGTCCGTTCAGGACCCCGAGACGAACATCGTCCTCGTGAACACCGAGGGCACGGGCCACGAAGCGGACGCGTTCCTCGACGCGTGCGCCGACGAAGGAGTAGAGGGCACCCAGTTCGACACGCACGTCGCGCGCTTTTGCACGCACTGGGACGTGGACCGCGAGGATGTAGAGACGGTCCCAGAGCGCGTGAGCGAGGCCGTCGAAAAACTCGACTGA
- a CDS encoding DUF7859 family protein produces MASVFNDPLVLGFLAVLLGFVLFMYLFVRRTITGFRDGVNNGRK; encoded by the coding sequence ATGGCATCAGTGTTTAACGACCCGCTCGTCCTCGGTTTTCTGGCCGTCCTGCTCGGGTTCGTCCTCTTCATGTATCTGTTCGTTCGACGAACCATCACTGGATTCCGAGACGGCGTGAACAACGGTCGCAAGTAG
- a CDS encoding ArsR/SmtB family transcription factor codes for MADLLPSTSDATVPQSSEPRVIGVDSDDADDLLGALSSDTARELLAALHEDPATPSDLAETIDTSLQNTQYHLGKLEDADVIQVADTVYSEKGREMKVYAPADRPLVVFAGNEEKTTGLESALSRLLGAFGALGLLSAAVQQVYGDGLGELFGLAGSGGESMSETGGRGGISVQSTDAAGQAADAAANAIPPGLVFFAGGALILALGFAWWYYANGGE; via the coding sequence ATGGCTGATTTGCTGCCCTCCACGTCGGACGCCACGGTTCCGCAGTCCTCCGAACCGCGGGTCATCGGCGTCGATAGCGACGACGCCGACGACCTGCTCGGGGCGCTCTCGTCGGACACCGCCCGCGAACTGCTGGCGGCGCTCCACGAGGACCCCGCGACGCCCTCCGACCTCGCCGAGACCATCGACACTTCGCTCCAGAACACCCAGTACCACCTCGGCAAACTGGAAGACGCGGACGTGATTCAGGTCGCCGATACTGTCTACTCCGAGAAGGGCCGCGAGATGAAGGTGTATGCGCCCGCCGACCGACCACTCGTCGTGTTCGCTGGCAACGAGGAGAAGACGACCGGCCTTGAGTCCGCGCTCTCGCGCCTGCTGGGCGCGTTCGGTGCGCTCGGTCTCCTGAGCGCCGCGGTCCAGCAGGTCTACGGCGACGGACTCGGAGAACTGTTCGGTCTCGCCGGAAGCGGCGGCGAAAGCATGTCCGAGACCGGGGGCCGTGGCGGCATCTCGGTCCAGTCCACCGACGCCGCCGGACAGGCCGCTGACGCCGCGGCCAACGCCATCCCGCCGGGGCTGGTCTTCTTCGCCGGGGGCGCGCTGATCCTTGCGCTCGGGTTCGCGTGGTGGTACTACGCGAACGGCGGCGAGTGA
- a CDS encoding metallophosphoesterase: MITVLSDTHSRSGHELSGRAREAVERSDAVVHAGDFLNATALDAFESVSPRLYGVYGNNATPEVRERLPPERTFEIEGVRFVLTHGDDRGATGLSLLGRQQAADVVVFGHSHRHAATDADDVLLLNPGSHADPRGGIPTHAELRRPTENGDRGDAATDARLVGEIRHRDGSVVESFEVE, from the coding sequence ATGATTACCGTCCTCTCGGACACGCACAGTCGTTCGGGCCACGAACTCTCCGGCCGCGCGAGGGAGGCCGTCGAGCGGAGCGACGCCGTCGTCCACGCGGGCGACTTCCTGAACGCGACCGCGCTCGATGCCTTCGAGTCGGTTTCCCCCCGACTCTACGGCGTCTACGGCAACAACGCCACGCCCGAGGTTCGAGAGCGTCTTCCGCCCGAACGCACATTCGAAATCGAGGGCGTCCGGTTCGTCCTGACTCACGGCGACGACCGCGGCGCGACCGGTCTCTCGCTGTTGGGTCGCCAGCAGGCCGCTGACGTGGTGGTGTTCGGCCACTCCCACCGCCACGCGGCCACCGACGCCGACGACGTGCTCCTGCTCAATCCGGGCAGTCACGCCGACCCGCGCGGGGGTATCCCGACCCACGCGGAACTCAGGCGGCCGACCGAGAACGGCGACCGCGGCGACGCGGCGACCGACGCGCGACTCGTCGGCGAGATTCGCCACCGCGACGGCTCGGTCGTGGAGTCGTTCGAAGTCGAGTGA
- a CDS encoding cation diffusion facilitator family transporter — translation MAESKSVVVAALIANGAIAILKFLGFLLTGSAAMLSETYHSVSDTGNQVFLLIGLRYSEKDASRGHPFGYGKAEFFYSFLVSVLLFGIAGWESAKHGYSAIMHPHPVEQGSATLVGATFPAVWVNYGVLLGAIAFESYALKKAYAGMQKDIEEHEWSGLVEAFKKTANVTTLTAFTEDTIAMAGAGFALVGVYLSRATGNPIYDAVSALLIGLMLMGFAVALAWENKRLLLGESLPKSEEQELRRIVEEWEGVVRIVDFRTVIFGPDDVLVTADIAFEKGIATAEMDETITDIEDALVESNKSVFKVYIEPEKGRQSRRGEAAE, via the coding sequence ATGGCCGAAAGCAAATCCGTCGTTGTCGCCGCGCTCATCGCCAACGGGGCGATAGCGATACTGAAGTTTCTCGGGTTCCTGCTGACCGGGAGCGCGGCGATGCTCTCGGAGACGTATCACTCGGTTTCCGACACCGGCAATCAGGTGTTCCTGCTCATCGGTCTGCGCTACAGCGAAAAGGACGCGAGTCGGGGACATCCCTTCGGGTACGGGAAAGCCGAATTCTTCTACAGTTTTCTCGTGAGCGTCCTGCTGTTCGGCATCGCCGGGTGGGAGAGCGCGAAGCACGGCTACAGCGCCATCATGCATCCACACCCCGTCGAACAGGGGTCGGCGACGCTAGTCGGTGCGACGTTCCCGGCGGTCTGGGTCAACTACGGCGTCCTCCTCGGTGCCATCGCGTTCGAGAGCTACGCCCTGAAGAAGGCCTACGCCGGGATGCAAAAGGACATCGAGGAACACGAGTGGAGCGGTCTGGTCGAGGCGTTCAAGAAGACCGCGAACGTGACCACGCTGACCGCGTTCACCGAGGACACCATCGCAATGGCTGGGGCCGGGTTCGCGCTGGTCGGGGTCTACCTCTCGCGGGCCACCGGCAACCCCATCTACGACGCCGTATCCGCTCTGCTTATCGGTCTCATGCTGATGGGCTTCGCCGTCGCGCTCGCGTGGGAGAACAAGCGACTCCTTCTCGGCGAGAGCCTTCCGAAAAGCGAGGAACAGGAGCTTCGCCGAATCGTCGAGGAGTGGGAGGGTGTGGTCCGCATCGTGGACTTCCGGACGGTCATCTTCGGTCCCGACGACGTGCTGGTCACCGCCGACATCGCCTTCGAGAAGGGCATCGCCACCGCCGAGATGGACGAGACGATTACCGACATCGAGGACGCGCTGGTCGAGTCGAACAAGAGCGTGTTCAAGGTCTACATCGAACCCGAGAAGGGGCGGCAGAGCAGGCGCGGGGAAGCGGCGGAATAG
- a CDS encoding helix-turn-helix domain-containing protein: MSYVADLAGVARSTVYDHLDDLQALGVVEHTRDVGGSPMYQLSEDSEIAEELVRLEGVTLNRLFEMDD, from the coding sequence GTGAGCTACGTCGCAGACCTCGCGGGGGTTGCCAGAAGCACGGTATACGACCACCTCGATGACCTACAGGCCCTCGGCGTCGTCGAACACACCCGCGATGTGGGCGGAAGTCCGATGTACCAACTGAGCGAGGACAGCGAGATTGCGGAGGAATTAGTTCGACTGGAGGGGGTGACTCTAAATCGGTTGTTCGAGATGGACGACTAA
- a CDS encoding ATP-dependent DNA helicase: MAETNGYMRFFPYEEPYQNQREAMDRIYNAFSRGQDVLFEGACGTGKTLSSLVPALEYAREEDKTVVITTNVHQQMRQFVADARAITQEEPIRAVVFRGKGSMCHIDVGFEECQVLRDNTYEVVDAESDLAELEDRQEELLEASREGDERAAEARSAVMDELEQVQERVEGLEEQNTCEYYYNNLVGDNDEFYSWLYDDVRTPDDIYEFAEQQQLCGYELLKDGMEGVDLVVCNYHHLLDPMIREQFFRWLDRDPEDVITIFDEAHNVEDTAREHATRTLTENTLDSALDELQDSDDARSEPAYNVVSAFRAALEATYEDSFGFGDREKVGDDWEDVSIANDDKRDDLTLAFLQQYTGKGIDTELELAVHLGRELDEEYEEAYKNGESTTRQECQTLQAATFIQSFMDESAELGQYPVVSVRRDEATEEVYGRAELYTCIPREVTEDLFGEVYATVLMSATLRPFDVSAAVLGLDDPVEIAYGLQFPEQNRRTFAVETPALFSSERDDPETQAAIAGVLRDSVEFTAGNTLLFFPSYAEAERYYDRLNRELGNDGSDTTLYMDEPGTSVEELRQRFVADDDAALFTSLWGTLAEGVSFDGDEARTVAVVGVPYPHLNDRMDAVQEAYDRTFADRSGRDSGWEYAVEIPTIRKTRQALGRVIRSPDDFGVRVLVDKRYTEAGEREMGKYSVRGTFPPEERAEMLDVQAEKLKFAMLNFYSDKDAWRGEPPTP, from the coding sequence GTGGCAGAGACGAACGGGTACATGCGGTTTTTCCCTTACGAGGAGCCGTACCAGAACCAGCGGGAGGCGATGGACCGCATCTACAACGCCTTCTCCCGCGGGCAAGACGTGCTGTTCGAGGGGGCCTGCGGGACGGGCAAGACCCTGTCGTCGCTCGTGCCCGCGCTGGAGTACGCCCGCGAGGAGGACAAGACGGTCGTCATCACGACTAACGTCCACCAGCAGATGCGCCAGTTCGTGGCCGACGCGCGGGCTATTACCCAGGAGGAACCGATTCGCGCCGTCGTCTTCCGCGGGAAGGGGTCGATGTGTCACATCGACGTTGGCTTCGAGGAGTGTCAGGTCCTGCGAGACAACACCTACGAGGTCGTGGACGCCGAGAGTGACCTCGCGGAGTTGGAGGACCGCCAAGAGGAACTGCTCGAAGCGAGTCGGGAGGGCGACGAGCGCGCGGCCGAGGCCCGGAGCGCGGTCATGGACGAGTTAGAGCAGGTCCAAGAGCGCGTCGAGGGCTTGGAGGAGCAAAACACCTGCGAGTATTATTACAACAACCTCGTCGGGGACAACGACGAGTTCTATTCGTGGCTCTACGACGACGTGCGCACGCCCGACGACATCTACGAGTTCGCCGAGCAACAGCAACTCTGTGGCTACGAACTCCTGAAAGACGGGATGGAGGGGGTCGATTTAGTCGTCTGTAACTACCACCACCTGCTCGACCCGATGATACGCGAGCAGTTCTTCCGATGGCTAGACCGGGACCCCGAGGACGTGATTACCATCTTCGACGAGGCGCACAACGTCGAGGACACCGCCCGCGAACACGCGACCCGGACGCTGACCGAGAACACCCTCGACTCCGCGCTCGACGAGTTACAGGATTCGGACGACGCGCGGAGCGAACCCGCCTACAACGTCGTTTCGGCGTTCCGCGCGGCGCTCGAAGCGACCTACGAGGATAGTTTCGGGTTCGGGGACCGAGAGAAGGTCGGCGACGACTGGGAGGACGTATCAATCGCCAACGACGACAAGCGCGACGACCTGACACTCGCGTTCCTCCAGCAGTACACCGGGAAGGGAATCGACACCGAGTTGGAACTCGCGGTCCACCTCGGCCGCGAGTTGGACGAGGAGTACGAGGAGGCGTACAAAAACGGCGAGTCAACGACGCGCCAAGAGTGCCAGACGCTTCAGGCCGCGACGTTCATCCAGTCGTTCATGGACGAGAGTGCGGAGTTGGGCCAGTACCCCGTGGTCTCGGTACGGCGCGACGAGGCGACCGAGGAGGTGTACGGCCGGGCGGAACTGTACACCTGTATCCCCCGAGAAGTCACCGAAGACCTCTTCGGCGAGGTGTACGCGACGGTGTTGATGAGCGCGACCCTCCGGCCGTTCGACGTGAGCGCGGCCGTGCTGGGCCTGGACGACCCCGTCGAAATCGCCTACGGGCTTCAGTTCCCCGAACAGAACCGCCGGACGTTCGCCGTCGAGACGCCCGCGCTCTTCTCCAGCGAGCGCGACGACCCCGAAACCCAAGCGGCCATCGCGGGCGTCCTCCGCGACTCGGTGGAGTTCACGGCGGGCAACACCCTGCTGTTCTTCCCGAGCTATGCGGAAGCAGAGCGCTACTACGACCGACTGAACCGCGAACTCGGCAACGACGGCTCGGACACGACGCTCTACATGGACGAACCCGGCACGTCGGTCGAGGAGTTGCGCCAGCGGTTCGTCGCCGACGACGACGCCGCGCTGTTCACCTCGCTGTGGGGCACCCTCGCGGAGGGCGTCAGTTTCGACGGCGACGAAGCCAGGACGGTGGCGGTCGTCGGCGTGCCCTACCCGCACCTGAACGACCGGATGGATGCCGTCCAAGAAGCCTACGACCGGACGTTCGCTGACCGCTCTGGCCGCGACTCGGGATGGGAGTACGCTGTCGAGATTCCGACGATTCGCAAGACTCGGCAGGCGCTCGGCCGAGTGATTCGCTCGCCCGACGACTTCGGCGTCCGCGTGCTGGTGGACAAACGCTACACCGAGGCGGGCGAGCGCGAGATGGGCAAGTACAGCGTCCGCGGAACCTTTCCGCCCGAGGAGCGCGCCGAGATGTTAGACGTGCAAGCCGAGAAGTTGAAGTTCGCCATGTTGAACTTCTACAGCGATAAGGACGCGTGGCGCGGCGAACCCCCGACGCCATGA